In Desulfomonilia bacterium, one genomic interval encodes:
- the glgP gene encoding alpha-glucan family phosphorylase, protein MQIKKIPYWVMPALPEMLKPVKELAMNLWFSWNQQGLRLFRHMDRDLWEKIAHNPVNMISKISQSRIMDLLEDEGFLSQMEKTYESFTDYMSEKGVYSFLISQPIDFKIGYFSMEYGITESLPIYSGGLGILAGDHLKSASDLRLPLVGVGLMYKHGYFTQQLNVDGWQQEKDTDNDFYHMALTLEKDSQGNPLRIPLRMGDHDIKLQIWRCNVGRIPLYLLDTNISENNEDDRQLTANLYGGNEEYRLKQEIILGIGGIRALKALGIDPMVYHMNEGHSFLVGLERIRNYMLNTGLDFRTAFALVRSSMVFTTHTPVPAGNDVFNPNLVEKYLRPYVDEVGISWNSFMRMGRQNTNDSSEPFGATVFALKTSEFRNGVSKLHAVVSRNMWKDIWPHVSSDEVPISSITNGIHIPSWISAEMADLFDRYLGPEWKEDPDSSRLWERMDEIPDTELWYTHERRRRRLVEFSRKRLIDQLKRQGVNPREIERAKEVLKPDALTIGFARRMATYKRGLLIFKDIDRLKAILSSKERPVQLIIAGKAHPRDSEGKDIIQRIIHESRQDPFRDKIVFLEDYNMNIGRYLVQGVDIWLNNPRRPFEACGTSGMKATANGALNLSIEDGWWDEGYAPGLGWSIGKDEKYDNWQNQDMAESKAIYDLLEREIIPLFYERGLDGLPRGWISMMKKSMRTLCPAFNSNRMVEEYTDRCYMEAALNHKTLSANNFKGAKDIVAWCTHLISNWKSVKVLSMGHEGSAEVKVDSEIIINAEIQLGAIEPSQISARVYYGTLDDANNLTDARDLIMEHEENLGNGIHKFRAVLTCEDTGRFGYTVRIMPRHEHIRYPVDIGLIRWAEE, encoded by the coding sequence ATGCAGATAAAGAAAATACCTTACTGGGTAATGCCGGCACTACCGGAAATGCTCAAGCCTGTTAAAGAGCTGGCCATGAATCTGTGGTTTTCATGGAACCAGCAGGGGCTGAGACTTTTCAGACATATGGACAGGGACCTCTGGGAAAAAATCGCCCACAATCCAGTCAACATGATATCGAAGATTTCCCAGTCAAGGATCATGGACCTCCTTGAGGATGAAGGCTTCCTCTCACAGATGGAGAAGACTTACGAATCTTTTACCGATTACATGTCCGAAAAAGGTGTGTATTCATTCCTTATTTCACAGCCAATCGATTTTAAAATCGGCTATTTCTCTATGGAATACGGCATCACGGAAAGTCTGCCTATATATTCAGGCGGACTGGGAATACTGGCGGGCGATCACCTGAAAAGCGCAAGCGATCTGAGACTGCCTCTGGTCGGCGTCGGTCTCATGTACAAGCACGGCTATTTCACCCAGCAGCTCAACGTTGACGGCTGGCAGCAGGAAAAGGATACGGACAATGACTTTTATCACATGGCGCTAACGCTCGAGAAGGACAGCCAGGGCAATCCCCTAAGGATACCTCTCAGGATGGGGGACCATGATATAAAACTGCAGATATGGCGCTGCAATGTTGGAAGGATTCCGCTTTATCTTCTTGACACCAATATCTCCGAGAACAACGAGGACGACAGGCAGCTGACAGCCAACCTCTATGGCGGCAACGAGGAATACAGGCTGAAACAGGAAATCATCCTTGGAATAGGCGGGATCAGGGCACTCAAGGCCCTCGGCATAGACCCCATGGTCTATCACATGAATGAAGGTCACAGCTTCCTTGTCGGTCTTGAAAGAATAAGGAATTACATGCTGAATACGGGCCTTGATTTTCGCACTGCATTCGCCCTGGTAAGGTCATCCATGGTATTCACAACGCATACGCCGGTCCCGGCGGGCAATGATGTCTTTAATCCAAACCTTGTCGAAAAATATTTAAGGCCGTATGTGGATGAAGTGGGCATATCATGGAACAGCTTCATGAGGATGGGAAGGCAGAACACGAATGACAGTTCGGAACCATTCGGTGCAACCGTTTTTGCCCTCAAAACCTCCGAATTCAGAAACGGGGTAAGCAAGCTTCATGCAGTAGTTTCCAGGAACATGTGGAAAGATATCTGGCCCCATGTATCGTCCGATGAGGTTCCTATTTCATCCATCACCAACGGTATTCACATCCCCTCGTGGATATCCGCAGAAATGGCGGATCTCTTTGACCGGTATCTGGGCCCCGAATGGAAGGAAGACCCGGACAGCAGCAGGCTCTGGGAGAGGATGGATGAAATACCTGACACCGAACTCTGGTACACGCATGAAAGAAGACGCAGAAGGCTTGTCGAATTTTCGAGAAAACGCCTGATCGACCAGTTGAAAAGGCAGGGAGTAAACCCCAGAGAGATCGAAAGGGCCAAGGAGGTGCTTAAGCCCGATGCCCTTACAATAGGCTTTGCAAGACGAATGGCAACATACAAGAGAGGCCTTCTTATCTTCAAGGATATTGATCGTCTGAAGGCTATTCTTTCAAGCAAAGAAAGGCCTGTGCAGCTTATTATTGCAGGAAAGGCCCACCCGAGGGACAGCGAGGGAAAGGACATTATACAGAGGATTATCCATGAAAGCAGGCAGGACCCGTTCAGGGATAAAATCGTGTTCCTCGAAGACTACAATATGAATATCGGAAGATACCTTGTTCAGGGTGTCGATATCTGGCTCAACAATCCGCGCAGACCATTTGAGGCCTGCGGTACCTCCGGAATGAAGGCTACAGCAAACGGCGCCTTGAACTTGAGCATCGAAGACGGATGGTGGGATGAGGGCTATGCACCGGGTCTCGGATGGTCCATCGGCAAGGATGAAAAGTACGACAACTGGCAGAATCAGGACATGGCTGAAAGCAAGGCCATCTACGACCTGCTCGAGCGTGAGATAATCCCGTTATTCTATGAAAGAGGTCTTGACGGTCTTCCGAGGGGCTGGATATCCATGATGAAGAAGTCCATGCGCACATTGTGTCCGGCTTTCAATTCAAACAGGATGGTCGAGGAATATACCGACCGCTGCTATATGGAGGCGGCCCTCAACCACAAGACCCTTTCTGCAAACAATTTCAAAGGGGCCAAAGATATCGTAGCCTGGTGCACTCATCTGATATCGAACTGGAAATCGGTAAAAGTGCTCAGCATGGGACACGAGGGGAGCGCAGAGGTCAAGGTCGATTCCGAGATTATCATCAATGCAGAGATTCAGCTTGGCGCCATCGAGCCTTCTCAGATAAGCGCCCGTGTCTATTACGGCACACTTGATGACGCCAACAATCTTACGGATGCCCGGGACCTTATCATGGAACATGAGGAAAATCTTGGCAACGGCATTCATAAGTTCAGGGCGGTTCTTACCTGTGAAGATACGGGCAGGTTCGGTTATACGGTCAGGATCATGCCGAGGCATGAACATATAAGATATCCGGTGGACATAGGACTCATACGATGGGCCGAAGAATGA
- the ybgF gene encoding tol-pal system protein YbgF yields MHLKNKKLSVTVILLISVAVLMLAGCASQRDFTNLKTELDAVKVSNDKLVKDIGTISSDKTQALKNQAAIQAQFNDLQTQIREIQGRIEELSATPKTDITKINLLEARVKALEDSIKGQAASASARSQYNMAIDKFNAGKFLEALKAFDAYIAANPNGDLVDNANFWAGECLFAEGNFESAIDRYDVVLKNYPKSPKVPDCLYKEGLALIELGDSEAGRLSLKKVINEYPDSDAAKKAKVKMGEKSSAKPKTIKGR; encoded by the coding sequence ATGCATTTGAAAAATAAAAAACTATCGGTAACGGTCATACTTCTAATTTCGGTTGCAGTTTTAATGCTTGCCGGATGCGCATCGCAGCGGGATTTTACCAACCTCAAGACCGAGCTTGACGCTGTGAAGGTCAGCAATGACAAACTTGTAAAGGATATTGGAACGATAAGCAGTGACAAGACTCAGGCATTGAAAAACCAGGCGGCCATCCAGGCACAGTTCAATGATCTTCAGACTCAGATCAGGGAGATACAGGGAAGAATCGAGGAACTGTCCGCAACGCCAAAAACCGACATTACAAAGATCAACTTACTGGAGGCTAGAGTCAAGGCGCTTGAAGACTCCATAAAGGGTCAGGCTGCTTCGGCCTCGGCCAGATCTCAGTATAATATGGCAATAGACAAATTCAATGCCGGCAAATTCCTTGAAGCACTCAAGGCATTCGACGCCTATATTGCAGCCAACCCGAACGGCGATCTGGTTGACAATGCAAATTTCTGGGCAGGAGAATGCCTTTTTGCGGAAGGCAATTTTGAATCTGCCATAGACAGGTATGATGTTGTGCTCAAGAATTATCCTAAAAGTCCGAAGGTACCGGATTGCCTGTACAAGGAAGGTCTGGCGCTGATCGAGCTTGGAGATTCCGAGGCAGGCCGCCTGTCGCTGAAAAAAGTGATAAATGAATATCCAGACAGCGATGCAGCAAAAAAAGCGAAGGTGAAAATGGGGGAAAAGTCCTCCGCAAAACCGAAAACCATAAAGGGTAGATAA
- the pal gene encoding peptidoglycan-associated lipoprotein Pal, with protein MTRRKIAFIVLLMFTMTILCSCAKKKVEQMYGPANQNQAQSSVSQSDSQSPEMLPQPIEIPPSQSPGLTGNVTATESLKKFEDEDIYFNFDDFTISEEGKNILASKADFLRSMQSLKVIIEGHCDDRGTTEYNLALGEKRAREVRKYLISLGIDGNRLSVISYGKEKPAAKGQNEAAWAKNRRAHLDAFEK; from the coding sequence ATGACTAGGCGGAAAATAGCCTTTATCGTTCTTTTAATGTTTACAATGACTATTCTCTGCTCATGCGCAAAGAAAAAGGTTGAACAGATGTATGGCCCAGCCAACCAGAATCAGGCACAGAGCAGTGTGTCACAAAGTGATTCACAGTCACCGGAAATGCTTCCGCAGCCGATCGAGATACCTCCTTCGCAGTCTCCCGGCTTAACAGGCAACGTTACAGCAACAGAGAGCCTGAAAAAATTCGAGGATGAAGATATATATTTCAATTTTGACGACTTCACCATTTCAGAGGAAGGCAAGAATATACTTGCTTCAAAGGCGGATTTTCTGAGAAGCATGCAGTCGCTCAAAGTCATTATCGAAGGGCATTGTGATGATCGCGGAACTACAGAGTACAACCTTGCACTCGGAGAAAAGAGGGCGCGTGAAGTCAGGAAATACCTTATTTCCCTGGGTATTGACGGAAACAGGCTTTCCGTTATCAGCTACGGCAAGGAAAAACCTGCGGCCAAAGGCCAGAATGAAGCCGCATGGGCAAAAAACAGGAGGGCACACCTTGATGCATTTGAAAAATAA
- a CDS encoding DPP IV N-terminal domain-containing protein → MKRNRMAGLSAIIFIFLIFNISIAQDHEIIVIQAGGVKKAKVAMPLFAGPPDLAGPAWAILKKDLEIAQVYDIIDPKTYPSQASISSTSQAKLSDFSSIGTDFIITGSLTPAGDKSVNLKLEAADITGKVITSIDYKPFKDAVYLSINNFVDSFLKDSLGLSPIFNSKIVSVMQTGSGRTLYTCRPDGTGGYPLLKSKPDDIVLSPAFSPEGNRIAFVSYAKKNPDLWLINFSQGNATLLSDSRGLNTAPAFHPSGQKLALTMSKDGNQSIYLMDLNTKAVSRLVSSAGIDTSASFSPDGGSMVFCSDRGGTPQLYIKDLSTGKETRITFQGKKNTEPRFSPKGDLIAFTYVDGGAFHVATIRPDGSDLRVFEGTEFEDFSPAFSPDGRLIVFAAGDGNLYITDLIGSKPVRITTSGGKFSQPVWSALLK, encoded by the coding sequence ATGAAACGTAACAGAATGGCCGGTTTATCGGCAATCATTTTTATATTTCTTATATTCAACATCTCTATTGCCCAGGATCACGAAATCATAGTGATTCAGGCAGGCGGCGTAAAAAAAGCAAAGGTGGCCATGCCCTTGTTTGCCGGGCCTCCCGATCTGGCAGGTCCGGCATGGGCGATACTGAAAAAAGATCTGGAAATCGCACAGGTCTACGATATTATCGACCCTAAAACCTATCCGTCGCAGGCATCCATCTCCTCTACATCCCAGGCGAAGCTTTCCGACTTCAGCTCGATCGGAACAGACTTCATTATTACGGGCTCGCTCACGCCTGCCGGAGACAAGTCGGTAAACTTGAAGCTGGAGGCCGCGGACATAACGGGAAAAGTAATTACATCCATTGACTATAAGCCCTTCAAGGATGCCGTTTACCTGAGCATCAACAATTTTGTGGATTCCTTTCTCAAAGATTCCCTGGGCCTTTCTCCCATATTCAACTCGAAGATAGTCTCAGTCATGCAGACGGGTTCAGGCCGGACGCTGTACACATGCAGGCCGGACGGGACCGGTGGTTACCCGCTTTTAAAGTCAAAACCGGACGATATCGTATTGAGCCCCGCCTTTTCTCCGGAGGGAAACCGGATAGCATTCGTTTCCTATGCAAAGAAAAATCCGGATTTGTGGCTTATAAATTTTTCGCAGGGCAACGCTACCCTTCTTTCAGACAGCAGGGGGCTCAATACCGCTCCGGCTTTTCATCCGTCAGGTCAGAAGCTGGCGCTTACAATGTCAAAAGACGGAAACCAGTCCATATATTTGATGGACCTCAATACAAAAGCAGTATCACGTCTGGTCAGTTCGGCGGGTATCGACACCTCGGCAAGCTTTTCCCCGGACGGCGGCAGTATGGTCTTCTGTTCGGACAGGGGCGGCACTCCTCAGCTCTACATAAAGGATTTATCAACAGGAAAGGAGACCAGGATCACCTTTCAGGGGAAAAAGAATACCGAACCCAGATTCTCGCCTAAAGGCGACCTGATCGCTTTTACATATGTCGATGGCGGGGCATTTCATGTTGCCACAATAAGGCCGGACGGCTCAGACCTGAGGGTCTTCGAGGGAACCGAATTCGAAGACTTCTCTCCAGCATTCTCACCCGACGGCAGGCTCATAGTCTTCGCCGCCGGTGACGGCAATCTGTATATAACCGACCTGATCGGAAGCAAACCCGTCCGCATCACAACTTCGGGGGGCAAATTCAGCCAGCCGGTATGGAGTGCTCTTCTAAAATGA
- a CDS encoding TonB C-terminal domain-containing protein, with protein MRKFHVFLAISLLLHIGLFAAVLVPDFSSKPKTVPVVYEVDIVPGVPGASVSGGAYRSFSMPTSVPKIKDFGEISRDVPVNDGPSRLPSPDLDSEPARSSGSAQSGQYDRHGDDDSTGGSAYGEVARKDAWIGIVMARFRNVWQIPEGVPIRPDLQATYTIRISSTGDIISRKLLVSSGNRPYDRSVEIALSRIKLPPPPGGRYEWTLSFVPPYSN; from the coding sequence ATGAGAAAATTTCATGTCTTTCTGGCAATATCCCTTCTGCTGCACATAGGGCTTTTTGCAGCAGTGCTGGTGCCTGATTTTTCATCGAAGCCAAAGACGGTTCCGGTTGTTTACGAGGTCGATATTGTGCCCGGAGTGCCGGGCGCCTCTGTTTCCGGCGGCGCATACAGAAGTTTCTCCATGCCGACATCTGTACCGAAGATTAAAGATTTCGGGGAAATTTCAAGAGACGTTCCTGTCAATGACGGCCCGTCAAGACTGCCGAGCCCTGATCTGGATTCGGAACCTGCACGGTCTTCGGGTTCAGCCCAGTCGGGTCAGTATGACCGTCATGGAGACGACGATTCTACCGGTGGAAGCGCATATGGCGAGGTTGCAAGGAAGGATGCATGGATAGGAATTGTAATGGCAAGATTCAGGAATGTATGGCAGATACCGGAAGGCGTGCCTATAAGACCCGATCTGCAGGCGACATACACCATCAGGATTTCCTCAACAGGCGATATAATCAGCAGAAAGCTTCTGGTCTCCTCGGGAAACAGGCCTTATGACCGCTCGGTTGAAATCGCATTGAGCAGGATCAAGCTTCCGCCGCCCCCGGGCGGAAGATATGAATGGACATTATCGTTCGTCCCGCCCTACAGTAATTAA
- a CDS encoding biopolymer transporter ExbD — METGNSKGKVLSGINVTPMVDVMLVLLIIFMVSAPMMKEGMNVNLPEVESKALPGQSQDIIVTISQDRKIDINGSTVEIGRLTPLLEQIVQQRGIENVFLQADKGVPYGYVVEVMALIRNSGLTKLGLVTQPPINR, encoded by the coding sequence ATGGAGACAGGAAACAGCAAGGGTAAAGTCTTATCAGGCATTAACGTTACACCGATGGTCGATGTAATGCTGGTGCTTCTTATAATCTTCATGGTTTCCGCGCCTATGATGAAGGAAGGCATGAATGTAAACCTTCCCGAGGTTGAATCAAAGGCGCTTCCCGGCCAGTCCCAGGACATAATCGTTACCATAAGCCAGGACAGGAAGATTGATATCAACGGCTCCACAGTGGAAATAGGCAGACTGACCCCGCTGCTTGAACAGATAGTGCAGCAGAGAGGAATTGAAAATGTCTTTCTGCAGGCCGACAAGGGCGTGCCGTACGGGTATGTCGTAGAAGTCATGGCCCTCATCAGGAATTCGGGCCTTACGAAGCTGGGGCTTGTCACTCAACCTCCGATAAACAGGTAA
- a CDS encoding MotA/TolQ/ExbB proton channel family protein — MLMLAATALAAPGQFRGDIGAMVIDSDPIVKIVLLCLLVFSVVSWALIIQKWIVFKRARKSGEIVLNALAHGGTQSKISERIRQAGDSPVTRLYSAAQLELDRISGTATSISPALLENIEGIIKGNSADESMSLGRGLGFLASISSASPFIGLFGTVWGIMDSFRQIGLMGSANLSTVAPGISQALVATAAGLFVAIPAVLFYNYFTGVMDHIHRQMDQFMIEYMNWARRSLYGDRKQQG; from the coding sequence ATGTTAATGCTGGCTGCTACGGCGTTAGCTGCTCCGGGCCAGTTCAGGGGCGATATTGGGGCCATGGTCATCGATTCTGACCCTATTGTTAAGATCGTGCTTCTTTGTCTGCTGGTTTTTTCAGTTGTTTCATGGGCACTGATCATACAGAAATGGATAGTTTTCAAGAGGGCGAGAAAGAGCGGGGAAATCGTCCTGAATGCTCTGGCGCACGGAGGAACACAATCCAAAATATCGGAAAGGATCAGGCAGGCCGGTGACTCCCCTGTCACAAGGCTGTACAGCGCTGCACAGCTTGAACTTGACAGGATAAGCGGCACCGCCACATCGATATCTCCCGCACTGCTTGAAAATATCGAGGGTATAATCAAAGGCAATTCAGCCGATGAATCGATGTCACTGGGCAGGGGGCTTGGTTTTCTTGCCAGCATAAGCAGTGCATCTCCTTTTATCGGCCTGTTCGGCACGGTCTGGGGTATAATGGATTCGTTCAGGCAGATAGGCCTGATGGGTTCCGCAAACCTTTCAACAGTTGCTCCGGGCATATCCCAGGCGCTTGTTGCAACGGCGGCAGGGCTCTTTGTCGCAATACCGGCAGTCCTGTTCTATAACTATTTCACCGGTGTCATGGATCATATACACCGTCAAATGGATCAGTTCATGATCGAATACATGAACTGGGCCAGAAGGAGCCTGTATGGAGACAGGAAACAGCAAGGGTAA
- the mraZ gene encoding division/cell wall cluster transcriptional repressor MraZ — translation MFKGHFVNSINDKGRLSIPSRFRDELNLCGTDKLIITKGIESCLVAYSPDEWEKVEEKASRLSSYKPAGIFYKRHVIGSADECTIDAQGRILVHASLRDYAGLKNKCLFVGITDRFEIWNHETYEKIMKEALASTGDLREELAKLGL, via the coding sequence ATGTTTAAAGGGCACTTTGTAAACTCTATTAATGACAAGGGAAGGTTAAGCATTCCGTCCCGTTTCAGGGACGAGCTTAATCTCTGTGGTACCGATAAGCTCATTATAACGAAAGGGATAGAATCCTGTCTCGTTGCGTATTCTCCGGATGAATGGGAAAAGGTCGAGGAGAAGGCCTCCCGCCTTTCAAGTTATAAGCCTGCTGGCATATTCTACAAACGGCATGTGATAGGATCGGCCGATGAATGCACGATAGATGCACAGGGTAGGATACTTGTCCATGCGAGTCTGCGAGATTATGCGGGCCTCAAGAATAAATGCCTGTTTGTCGGAATCACCGACCGCTTCGAAATCTGGAATCATGAAACTTATGAAAAGATCATGAAAGAAGCGCTGGCCAGCACGGGAGACCTTCGCGAAGAGCTCGCGAAGCTCGGGCTTTAG
- the rsmH gene encoding 16S rRNA (cytosine(1402)-N(4))-methyltransferase RsmH, translated as MRHVTVLLKEVVQVIAPRDGGKYFDGTLGGGGHSLAILEASSPSGMLAGTDLDGDALSRLSETFKPFGERAHFFRDNFTSIDTICKTLGWNSLSGIVLDLGVSSFQLDMPEKGFSFSKDAPLDMRFESGAELSAYDVVNGYDEEELARIIREYGEERFSRRIAEKITDSRPVKTTKELAGIIASAIPRKYWPANIHPATRTFQAIRIEVNRELDNLREFLPKAASLLEPGGVMAVISFHSLEDRIVKRFFAGPVHDVSARGIPVLIEPDTPVMERVTKKPVLPSPMEIEANPRSRSAKLRAARRRG; from the coding sequence ATGCGGCATGTAACGGTACTCCTTAAGGAGGTCGTTCAGGTGATAGCTCCAAGGGATGGCGGCAAGTATTTCGATGGAACGCTTGGCGGCGGAGGCCATTCACTGGCCATCCTAGAAGCAAGTTCACCCTCGGGTATGCTCGCAGGAACCGATCTTGACGGGGATGCCCTGTCAAGACTCTCGGAGACATTCAAACCTTTCGGCGAAAGGGCGCATTTTTTCAGAGACAACTTCACTTCGATCGACACGATTTGTAAAACTCTCGGATGGAACAGCCTTTCGGGTATAGTTCTTGATCTTGGAGTTTCCTCTTTTCAGCTTGATATGCCGGAAAAGGGCTTTTCCTTTTCAAAGGATGCTCCTCTCGACATGAGGTTTGAATCCGGCGCAGAACTTTCTGCCTATGATGTCGTCAACGGATATGACGAGGAAGAGCTTGCAAGGATTATACGGGAATACGGGGAAGAAAGGTTTTCAAGGAGAATTGCAGAAAAAATCACAGACAGCAGGCCTGTTAAGACCACTAAGGAACTTGCCGGTATTATAGCTTCAGCGATTCCCAGGAAGTACTGGCCTGCAAATATCCATCCTGCGACCAGGACGTTTCAGGCAATCAGGATAGAGGTAAACAGAGAGCTTGATAATCTCAGGGAATTTCTTCCCAAAGCGGCATCTCTTCTCGAACCGGGCGGCGTAATGGCTGTGATCTCTTTTCATTCACTCGAAGACAGGATTGTAAAGCGCTTTTTTGCAGGTCCTGTCCATGATGTATCTGCAAGGGGTATACCGGTTCTTATCGAACCTGATACGCCCGTTATGGAAAGGGTAACGAAAAAACCTGTTCTGCCGTCACCAATGGAAATTGAAGCAAATCCAAGGTCCAGAAGCGCCAAACTCAGGGCGGCCAGGAGGAGGGGATGA
- a CDS encoding cell division protein FtsL, with the protein MKRVSRKTMLIAGIVFISSFCLWAMFHVWTRTFAMDLGYQISREQGIKEEFTNENKALRLEISTLKRTDRLESIAVKNLGMTPPSPEQMVYLWKKE; encoded by the coding sequence ATGAAAAGAGTCAGCAGGAAGACGATGCTCATTGCCGGTATTGTCTTTATTTCATCCTTTTGCTTGTGGGCCATGTTTCATGTCTGGACGAGGACATTCGCCATGGACCTTGGATATCAGATTTCCAGGGAGCAGGGTATCAAGGAGGAGTTTACAAACGAAAACAAGGCGCTCAGGCTGGAGATTTCAACACTGAAAAGAACCGACAGGCTGGAATCGATCGCCGTCAAAAACCTCGGCATGACGCCGCCGTCACCTGAACAGATGGTGTATCTATGGAAAAAAGAGTAA
- a CDS encoding penicillin-binding protein 2 produces MEKRVNVILVVFLFLMAGLCAKAFHLQVLKAEDVISRAYRKFEHSVNLSPSRGIIYDRRGHPLAISLDVKSVAANPRLIKDHNDASVKLARALDMDRSYIRKRLGEGKYFAWIKRQATPDEIKAVEDLKIKGIGFFNEKKRFYPESEALSNILGFVGVDGNGLEGLELQYDHVLKGMPKHIEVEKDGLGRIICAQGVKPDVNDSKDGNSLGLTIDKRLQYISYAFIKDAVESNNAKGGFVIITNPHTGEIYSMASYPGFDPNIGSYRNLSGHHNRAITDVFEPGSVVKPIWVAWGLDTNYLNASQSVFCENGAYKFHHSTINDHEGKGWLTVSEVVKYSSNIGMVKLFSPVDTSRLYNCLKAFGFGFPTGIDFPGEPAGLVRNPKGWRMIDKATMAFGQGFAITGIQLITAFNSLVNGGVIIRPHFIDYISDPTGRVSKYQPQILRKVMSEKTSEEIVDIMKTVVLKGGTGEAAGMNNYTVFGKTGTAQKVDPLTRSYSAGAHVSSFIGGIMDSSGKPVMTMLVCIDEPHPYYYASIVTCPVFKNIAMQCTNIMDMRPIITLAKEGGRG; encoded by the coding sequence ATGGAAAAAAGAGTAAACGTCATATTAGTCGTTTTTCTTTTCCTCATGGCCGGCTTATGCGCAAAGGCATTTCATCTGCAGGTGCTCAAGGCAGAAGACGTAATATCCAGGGCGTACAGGAAATTTGAGCACAGCGTTAACCTAAGCCCCAGCAGGGGGATCATATATGACAGGAGAGGTCACCCTCTTGCTATCAGTCTGGACGTGAAATCAGTTGCGGCAAACCCGAGGCTTATAAAGGATCATAATGATGCATCAGTAAAGCTTGCCAGGGCCCTTGATATGGACCGTTCATATATCAGAAAACGTCTTGGAGAAGGCAAGTATTTCGCATGGATAAAGCGTCAGGCAACACCCGACGAAATAAAGGCTGTTGAAGATCTTAAAATCAAGGGGATTGGTTTTTTCAACGAAAAAAAGCGGTTTTATCCCGAAAGTGAAGCCCTGTCGAACATTCTGGGTTTTGTCGGCGTTGACGGAAACGGTCTGGAAGGGCTTGAGCTTCAGTATGACCATGTTCTTAAGGGGATGCCGAAACACATAGAGGTAGAGAAGGACGGTTTGGGGCGTATAATATGCGCCCAGGGTGTAAAGCCGGATGTGAATGACAGCAAGGACGGCAACAGTCTTGGTCTTACGATCGATAAAAGACTGCAGTATATTTCATATGCATTTATCAAGGATGCGGTCGAGAGCAACAATGCAAAGGGCGGTTTTGTCATAATAACAAATCCCCATACCGGAGAGATTTATTCCATGGCCTCCTATCCAGGATTTGACCCGAATATCGGTTCATACAGGAATCTTTCAGGCCATCACAACAGGGCTATCACCGATGTCTTTGAGCCCGGCTCGGTTGTAAAACCGATATGGGTCGCATGGGGACTCGATACCAATTATCTCAATGCATCCCAAAGTGTTTTCTGTGAGAACGGGGCATATAAATTTCATCATTCGACAATAAACGACCATGAAGGAAAAGGCTGGCTTACCGTAAGCGAGGTCGTTAAATACAGCAGCAATATCGGTATGGTAAAGCTGTTCAGTCCTGTGGATACATCCAGACTGTATAACTGCTTGAAGGCATTCGGATTTGGTTTTCCAACAGGGATCGACTTTCCAGGCGAACCTGCAGGACTTGTCAGGAACCCGAAAGGCTGGCGAATGATAGACAAGGCGACCATGGCCTTCGGGCAGGGATTTGCCATAACAGGCATACAGCTTATCACCGCCTTCAATTCCCTGGTAAACGGAGGCGTCATCATAAGGCCTCATTTCATCGACTACATATCGGACCCGACAGGCAGGGTCTCCAAATATCAGCCTCAAATTCTGAGGAAGGTTATGTCTGAAAAGACATCCGAAGAAATCGTTGACATTATGAAAACAGTGGTATTGAAAGGCGGAACTGGTGAGGCTGCAGGAATGAACAACTATACCGTATTCGGCAAGACCGGGACCGCCCAGAAGGTAGATCCTCTGACAAGAAGCTATTCGGCTGGAGCTCATGTTTCCTCTTTCATCGGCGGGATAATGGATTCATCCGGAAAACCTGTTATGACTATGCTGGTCTGCATAGATGAACCTCATCCGTATTACTATGCCAGTATCGTTACGTGTCCCGTTTTCAAGAATATCGCCATGCAGTGTACAAATATCATGGATATGCGACCCATAATAACACTGGCAAAAGAAGGGGGACGGGGGTGA